In Microbacterium terrisoli, the genomic stretch ACCCCGGTAGACTGGTCGCCCGTGGCTCTCACCATCGGAATCGTCGGTCTGCCCAACGTCGGCAAGTCCACCCTCTTCAACGCCCTGACCAAGAACCAGGTGCTCGCGGCGAACTATCCGTTCGCGACGATCGAGCCGAACATCGGGGTCGTCAGCCTTCCCGATGAGCGGCTGCGCCGACTGGCGGATCTGTTCCACAGCGAGCGGCTCGTGCCGGCGACGGTGTCGTTCGTCGACATCGCGGGCATCGTGCGCGGCGCGAGCGAGGGGGAGGGGCTGGGCAACCAGTTCTTGGCGAACATCCGCGAGGCCGACGCGATCGCCCAGGTCGTGCGCGGGTTCGCCGACTCGGATGTCGTGCACGTGGACGGCGAGGTCAACCCGCGGGCAGACCTGGAGACGATCGGTGCCGAGCTCATGCTCGCCGACCTGCAGACGCTCGAGAAGGCGATCGCCCGCTACGAGAAGGAAGTCAAGGGGCGCAAGACCGACAAGTCGGTGCTCGAGGCCGCGCTCGCCGCCAAAGACACGCTGGATCGCGGCGTGCTGCTGTCGGCGTCGGGAGTGGACCTCGACGCCATCAAGGAGCTGGGGCTGCTCACGGCCAAGCCGTTCATCTTCGTGTTCAACGTCGACGAGGCGGTATTGACGGATGCCGCGCGCAAGGCCGAGCTGGAGGCTCTGGTCGCCCCCGCCCAGGCCGTCTTCCTCGACGCGAAGATCGAGTCCGAACTCATCGACCTCGATCCGGAGGATGCGGCAGAGCTGCTCGCCTCGACCGGACAGGAAGAATCCGGCCTGGACCAGTTGGCCAGGATCGGCTTCGACACGCTGGGCCTGCAGACGTACCTGACGGCCGGGCCCAAAGAGGCTCGTGCCTGGACCATCGGCAAGGGCTGGAAGGCGCCGCAGGCAGCGGGGGTCATCCACACCGACTTCGAGAAGGGCTTCATCAAGGCCGAGGTCATCTCGTTCGCCGATCTCATCGAACTCGGTTCGGTCCTCGAGGCACGCGCACACGGCAAGGCGCGCCTCGAGGGCAAGGACTACGTCATGCAGGACGGCGACGTGGTGGAGTTCCGCTTCAACGTGTGATCGCTGATCTGCTTGCGCTTCGCACCGGTCGTTGATGATAGCCGGGACGAGGTCATGCACGTGGTGGGTGGTAGACCGTGCAAGTCCTACGCTGGCAGGTGTATGCGGCGCTTGTCGTCATTCAGGAGAAGGGGAGTGATCTCGATGGCAGCGCGTCTTGACGAGCCGATGCAGAACTACCCGAGCGCGGCGACATCGAGAGCGCGAAGGTCAGCACGATCCCGCGTGCAGGTCGCATGATGGCTGACGCTGGGCGGACCGCTGTCCTGGTGATCGATATGCAGCAGGGTGTGTTGGAAGGATGCTTCGATCGCGACGCGGTTCTGCGGAATGCTGCCAGCCTCGTCGAGCGTGCGCGCACACAGGGCGTGCCGGTCGTCTGGGTCCATCACGATCCTGTCGGCATCGGGACTTCTGACTGGGAGCTTGCGGCACCACTCGCCCGCCGCGACGATGAGGCCCTCGTCCACAAGGA encodes the following:
- the ychF gene encoding redox-regulated ATPase YchF translates to MALTIGIVGLPNVGKSTLFNALTKNQVLAANYPFATIEPNIGVVSLPDERLRRLADLFHSERLVPATVSFVDIAGIVRGASEGEGLGNQFLANIREADAIAQVVRGFADSDVVHVDGEVNPRADLETIGAELMLADLQTLEKAIARYEKEVKGRKTDKSVLEAALAAKDTLDRGVLLSASGVDLDAIKELGLLTAKPFIFVFNVDEAVLTDAARKAELEALVAPAQAVFLDAKIESELIDLDPEDAAELLASTGQEESGLDQLARIGFDTLGLQTYLTAGPKEARAWTIGKGWKAPQAAGVIHTDFEKGFIKAEVISFADLIELGSVLEARAHGKARLEGKDYVMQDGDVVEFRFNV